The proteins below are encoded in one region of Paenarthrobacter ilicis:
- a CDS encoding APC family permease, with the protein MNIFRTKSIEQSIADADEPGRKLKRSLSTWDLMIMGVAVAVGAGIFSVGAKAAANFAGPAVTISFAIAAVTCALAIMCYAEFATAIPVAGSAYVFTYATMGEVLAWIIGWNLILELFTAAAVIAKYWGIYLSTVFGLMGVDMPPSFQVAGIDLYWGAFLIVAIFTVLLVLGTKLSARVGNVFTLIKIAVVLFVIVVGFSYVKFSNYTPFVPASQPTDASGADVLKQSFFGFLTGAVPAQYGTLGVFAGAALVFFAFIGFDVVATSAEEVKNPQKTLPRGIFGGLALVTLLYILVSLALTGMVSYTQLAEVKNPTLTTAFEAVGNTDAAKVIAFGSLVGLTTVIMVLLMGLSRVVLAMSRDGLLPRSLSKTSEKRSTPARLQIICGAAVAVVAGVTKVDLLEEMINIGTLSAFVMVSLGILVLRKKRPDLKPAFRVPFGKVLPWVSAVLCFYLMTNLAVETWIFFAIWLVIGMIIYFAYGQRHSRLNEKFAAARASVDGNATTGRTKGDEDEDSFTRA; encoded by the coding sequence ATGAACATTTTCAGGACCAAGTCGATCGAACAGTCGATCGCTGATGCCGACGAGCCAGGCCGGAAGCTGAAACGCAGCCTCAGCACCTGGGACCTCATGATCATGGGCGTCGCCGTCGCTGTCGGCGCCGGTATCTTCTCGGTAGGAGCCAAGGCAGCCGCAAACTTCGCTGGCCCCGCCGTCACCATCTCCTTTGCCATCGCCGCCGTCACCTGCGCGCTGGCCATCATGTGTTACGCCGAATTCGCCACGGCCATCCCCGTCGCCGGGTCCGCCTACGTTTTCACCTACGCCACCATGGGCGAGGTCCTTGCCTGGATCATCGGTTGGAACCTCATCCTTGAGCTGTTCACCGCTGCGGCTGTGATCGCCAAGTACTGGGGCATCTACCTCAGTACTGTCTTTGGTTTGATGGGCGTGGACATGCCACCGTCCTTCCAGGTGGCCGGAATCGATCTCTACTGGGGCGCTTTCCTGATTGTCGCGATCTTCACCGTGCTGCTGGTGCTGGGGACAAAGTTGTCCGCCCGCGTTGGCAACGTCTTCACCTTGATCAAGATCGCCGTGGTGCTGTTCGTGATTGTGGTGGGGTTCAGCTACGTGAAGTTCTCCAACTACACCCCGTTCGTGCCCGCTTCGCAGCCTACCGATGCCAGTGGCGCTGATGTCCTCAAGCAGTCCTTCTTTGGTTTCCTCACCGGTGCAGTCCCCGCCCAGTACGGGACGTTGGGCGTCTTCGCCGGTGCCGCCTTGGTGTTCTTCGCCTTCATCGGCTTTGACGTGGTGGCCACGTCCGCCGAGGAAGTAAAGAACCCGCAGAAGACCCTTCCGCGAGGCATCTTCGGTGGCCTGGCACTGGTGACCCTGCTCTACATCCTGGTGTCGCTGGCGTTGACCGGCATGGTCTCCTACACGCAATTGGCTGAGGTTAAGAACCCCACCCTGACCACAGCCTTCGAGGCCGTGGGCAATACCGATGCTGCCAAGGTCATCGCGTTTGGCTCTCTGGTGGGCCTCACCACCGTGATCATGGTGCTGCTGATGGGCTTGTCCCGCGTGGTCCTGGCCATGAGCCGCGATGGGCTGCTTCCCCGCTCCCTGTCCAAAACCAGCGAGAAGCGCTCCACCCCGGCCCGCCTGCAGATCATCTGCGGTGCAGCCGTGGCCGTGGTTGCTGGAGTCACCAAGGTTGACCTGCTGGAAGAAATGATCAACATCGGCACGTTGTCCGCCTTCGTGATGGTCAGCCTTGGAATTCTTGTGCTCCGCAAGAAGCGTCCGGACTTGAAGCCTGCGTTCCGGGTTCCCTTCGGCAAGGTCCTGCCCTGGGTGTCCGCCGTACTGTGCTTCTACTTGATGACCAACCTCGCTGTTGAAACCTGGATTTTCTTCGCCATCTGGCTGGTCATCGGCATGATCATCTACTTCGCCTACGGCCAGCGCCACTCCCGCCTGAACGAAAAGTTCGCAGCGGCCAGGGCCTCCGTTGATGGCAACGCCACAACCGGCCGCACCAAGGGTGACGAGGACGAAGACTCCTTCACCAGGGCCTAA
- a CDS encoding DUF2461 domain-containing protein, which translates to MTTFDGIPASAFSFYAELEENNNREWWLDNKKRYDAGVKEPLTALTEELKAEFGPAKIFRPNRDVRFSQDKSPYKTAQGAFAATQEGVGFYVQISADGLLIGGGYHSHTPAQLARYRAAVDAPASGEELQWIVDAVEAAGFAIEGEKLKTVPRGFDKEHPRAELLKHKSLQAGLDVGQPDWLSTPAAKDEIAARWEVLRPLVEWVSEHAAP; encoded by the coding sequence ATGACCACATTTGACGGCATTCCCGCATCCGCCTTCAGCTTCTACGCCGAGCTTGAAGAGAACAACAACCGCGAGTGGTGGTTGGACAACAAAAAGAGATACGACGCCGGTGTGAAGGAACCGCTGACAGCCTTGACGGAGGAGCTGAAGGCGGAGTTCGGCCCGGCCAAGATTTTCCGCCCCAACAGGGACGTCCGCTTTTCACAGGACAAGTCGCCGTATAAGACAGCCCAGGGCGCCTTTGCAGCTACCCAGGAAGGCGTTGGGTTCTACGTCCAGATCAGCGCTGACGGGCTGCTGATCGGCGGCGGTTACCACTCGCACACCCCCGCCCAATTGGCCCGCTACCGTGCAGCCGTTGATGCGCCCGCCAGCGGGGAGGAGTTGCAGTGGATTGTTGACGCGGTGGAAGCTGCCGGCTTCGCCATTGAAGGCGAGAAGCTGAAGACCGTCCCCCGGGGTTTCGACAAAGAACATCCCCGCGCCGAGCTCCTCAAGCATAAATCGCTGCAGGCGGGCCTGGACGTTGGCCAGCCGGACTGGTTGTCCACCCCCGCAGCCAAGGATGAGATTGCTGCCCGTTGGGAGGTGCTGAGGCCCTTGGTGGAGTGGGTCAGCGAGCATGCTGCGCCGTAG
- a CDS encoding aldehyde dehydrogenase family protein translates to MTVYAQPGAEGSKVTFKDRYENWIGGEWVAPVKGAYFENITPVTGKAFCEVARGTSEDIELALDAAHKVAPSWGKTSATERAAILNKIADRIDENVELLAVAETWDNGKPVRETLNADIPLAADHFRYFASAVRAQEGHLSQLDEDTTAYHFKEPLGVVGQIIPWNFPILMAVWKLAPALAAGNAVVLKPAEQTPTSILVLMELIGDLLPAGVVNVVNGFGVEAGKPLASSSRIRKIAFTGETTTGRLISQYASNNLIPVTLELGGKSPNIFFDDVADQNDAFYDKAQEGFTLFAFNQGEVCTCPSRALVQEGIYDSFMADVVARTNKIIQGNPLDTDTQVGAQASNDQLEKILSYIDIGKQEGATILTGGARAELDGDFAGGYYVQPTIFEGHNRMRIFQEEIFGPVVSVTKFSDYNDAIGIANDTLYGLGAGVWSRNGNVAYRAGREIQAGRVWVNNYHAYPAGAAFGGYKSSGIGRENHAMMLDHYQQTKNLLVSYNENKLGFF, encoded by the coding sequence ATGACCGTTTATGCACAGCCAGGTGCCGAAGGTTCCAAGGTCACCTTCAAGGACCGTTACGAGAACTGGATCGGCGGCGAATGGGTTGCCCCGGTGAAGGGCGCCTACTTCGAGAACATCACCCCCGTCACGGGCAAGGCCTTCTGCGAAGTTGCCCGCGGTACCTCAGAGGACATCGAGCTGGCACTGGATGCCGCCCACAAAGTCGCTCCCTCCTGGGGCAAGACCTCCGCCACCGAGCGTGCGGCCATCCTGAACAAGATCGCAGACCGCATTGATGAGAACGTCGAACTGCTTGCTGTCGCAGAAACCTGGGACAACGGAAAGCCTGTCCGAGAAACCCTCAATGCCGACATCCCGCTGGCAGCCGACCACTTCCGTTATTTCGCCTCCGCTGTCCGGGCGCAGGAAGGCCATCTCTCCCAACTGGATGAGGACACCACCGCTTACCACTTCAAGGAGCCCCTGGGCGTGGTTGGCCAGATCATCCCGTGGAACTTCCCCATCCTCATGGCCGTTTGGAAACTCGCCCCCGCGCTCGCCGCCGGAAACGCCGTGGTGCTCAAGCCGGCCGAGCAAACGCCAACGTCCATCCTGGTCCTGATGGAACTGATCGGCGATCTGCTTCCGGCAGGCGTGGTGAACGTGGTGAACGGATTCGGCGTGGAGGCCGGCAAGCCGCTGGCTTCCAGTTCCCGCATCCGCAAGATCGCCTTCACCGGTGAGACCACCACCGGCCGGCTCATCAGCCAGTACGCGTCCAACAACCTCATCCCGGTCACTCTGGAACTTGGCGGCAAAAGCCCCAACATCTTCTTCGACGACGTCGCTGACCAAAACGACGCCTTCTACGACAAGGCGCAGGAAGGCTTCACTCTCTTTGCCTTCAACCAGGGTGAAGTCTGCACCTGCCCCTCCCGCGCGCTGGTGCAGGAAGGGATCTACGACTCCTTCATGGCGGACGTTGTGGCACGGACCAACAAGATCATCCAGGGCAACCCCCTTGATACCGACACGCAGGTGGGTGCCCAGGCTTCCAACGATCAGCTGGAGAAGATCCTGTCCTACATCGACATTGGAAAGCAGGAAGGCGCCACAATCCTCACAGGCGGCGCCCGTGCCGAACTGGACGGTGACTTCGCCGGCGGCTACTACGTGCAGCCCACCATTTTTGAAGGCCACAACCGGATGCGGATCTTCCAGGAGGAGATCTTTGGACCGGTGGTGTCCGTGACCAAGTTCAGCGACTACAACGACGCAATCGGCATCGCCAACGACACCCTCTACGGGTTGGGTGCCGGAGTATGGTCGCGCAACGGAAATGTCGCCTACCGCGCAGGCCGGGAAATCCAGGCCGGCCGCGTGTGGGTCAACAACTACCACGCCTACCCGGCGGGTGCCGCCTTCGGTGGCTACAAGTCCTCAGGTATTGGCCGTGAGAACCACGCCATGATGCTGGACCACTACCAGCAGACCAAGAACCTCCTGGTCAGCTACAACGAGAACAAGCTGGGCTTCTTCTAA
- the adhP gene encoding alcohol dehydrogenase AdhP, translating to MQAAVVTEFGTDLEIKEMERPTPGPGQALVRLITSGVCHTDLHAAEGDWPVKPTPPFVPGHEGVGEVVELGEGVKDLSVGDIVGNAWLWSACGDCQYCRTGWETLCESQQNGGYSVNGSFGEYMLVDTRFAARIPKGSDPVEIAPVLCAGVTVYKGLKMTETRPGQWVTISGIGGLGHIAVQYAVAMGLRVAAVDIADDKLALAKEHGAEVTVNALHEDPAEAIQRETGGCHGVLVTAVHPSAFGQAIGMARRGGTIVFNGLPPGDFPAPIFDIVLKGLTVRGSIVGTRQDLEEALGFYAQGKIKPTVSTRGLSEVNAVLDEMKHAKIDGRVVLTF from the coding sequence ATGCAAGCAGCAGTAGTCACGGAATTCGGAACCGACCTTGAGATCAAGGAAATGGAAAGGCCGACGCCGGGTCCCGGCCAGGCTCTGGTCCGCCTGATCACCTCCGGAGTCTGCCACACGGACCTTCACGCGGCCGAAGGCGACTGGCCGGTCAAGCCGACTCCGCCGTTCGTGCCCGGTCACGAAGGCGTGGGTGAAGTGGTGGAGCTGGGCGAGGGTGTCAAGGACCTCTCCGTGGGAGACATCGTAGGGAACGCCTGGCTGTGGTCGGCCTGCGGTGACTGCCAGTACTGCCGGACCGGGTGGGAAACACTCTGTGAATCCCAGCAGAACGGCGGCTACAGCGTCAACGGTTCCTTTGGCGAATACATGCTGGTGGACACCCGGTTTGCTGCGCGGATCCCGAAAGGCTCGGACCCTGTGGAGATTGCTCCGGTTCTATGTGCTGGCGTGACCGTTTACAAGGGCCTGAAAATGACCGAGACCCGGCCAGGGCAGTGGGTCACTATTTCCGGGATCGGCGGACTGGGGCATATCGCGGTGCAGTACGCCGTGGCCATGGGCCTGCGGGTTGCAGCTGTGGACATTGCCGACGACAAATTGGCGCTGGCCAAGGAGCACGGGGCCGAGGTGACTGTCAATGCCCTCCACGAGGATCCTGCGGAGGCGATCCAGCGGGAGACCGGCGGGTGCCACGGCGTCCTGGTGACGGCGGTGCATCCCTCGGCATTCGGGCAAGCCATCGGCATGGCCAGGCGTGGCGGCACGATCGTCTTCAATGGCCTTCCTCCGGGGGATTTCCCTGCACCGATCTTCGACATCGTCCTCAAGGGACTCACAGTGCGCGGTTCCATTGTGGGCACCCGGCAGGACCTCGAGGAAGCGCTTGGGTTCTACGCCCAAGGGAAGATCAAGCCGACCGTCTCCACCCGTGGGCTTTCAGAGGTCAACGCGGTCCTGGATGAAATGAAGCATGCCAAGATCGACGGCCGAGTGGTGCTGACGTTCTGA
- a CDS encoding GAF domain-containing protein: MRNPVHPPVPGSDAAELLQKRALAGHERLDSPQFGVPGEIVGLRRLVRESWQRSAHLQANPDVAEAPLAMDREELEEYRRQHPLATIMPVIKKLLVQPSHDSGLLVAVGDDVGRLLWVDGDPVMQRRAESMMFVAGADWSEASVGTSAPGTALALNRSIQISGAEHFKRSVHPWSCTAVPFHDPDSGAVLGVVDITGTETAVAAHTLSLVEATVAAAQAQLRIERLTLAAAVKDKPRRRSAAITSGSALYRNSLQLLGRDQALLSIEGRTVSLSARHSEILAILGNHPEGLNAEDLCAQLYPGDGSSVTLRAEMVRLRKVIHELSPDAVPESRPYRLPMELLPDSGQVLNCLQRGAHRIALEIYKGAVLPRSEAPGVVQLRERVSHLLREALLTDGSVESLLKYAELPEAKYDVDLRLAVLKLLPPRSPKRAAVVADLERIESELAT, translated from the coding sequence ATGAGGAATCCAGTCCATCCGCCGGTTCCCGGCAGCGATGCCGCGGAACTGTTGCAAAAACGTGCCCTTGCTGGCCACGAGCGCCTGGACTCCCCGCAGTTTGGGGTACCCGGGGAGATCGTGGGCCTGCGGCGGCTTGTCCGGGAATCATGGCAGCGCTCGGCCCACCTGCAGGCCAACCCGGATGTTGCCGAGGCACCGTTGGCCATGGACCGCGAGGAGCTGGAGGAGTACCGCCGACAGCATCCGCTGGCCACCATCATGCCCGTCATCAAGAAGCTCCTGGTGCAGCCCAGCCATGACAGCGGCCTGCTGGTGGCGGTAGGCGACGACGTGGGGCGGCTTTTGTGGGTGGATGGGGATCCCGTGATGCAACGCCGGGCTGAGAGCATGATGTTCGTTGCCGGCGCCGATTGGTCCGAAGCCTCGGTGGGCACCAGCGCGCCCGGCACAGCCCTTGCCCTGAACCGCAGTATCCAGATCTCCGGCGCCGAGCATTTCAAGCGCTCCGTACATCCATGGAGCTGCACAGCCGTTCCCTTCCATGATCCCGATTCCGGCGCTGTGCTCGGTGTGGTGGACATTACCGGCACGGAAACAGCCGTCGCAGCGCACACCCTTTCCTTGGTGGAGGCCACCGTTGCTGCCGCCCAGGCCCAGCTGCGCATTGAACGCCTGACGCTGGCCGCCGCCGTCAAGGACAAACCCCGCCGGCGCTCGGCAGCGATCACTTCCGGCAGTGCCCTCTACCGGAATAGCCTTCAGCTGCTGGGCCGTGACCAAGCGCTGCTCAGCATTGAGGGCCGGACGGTGTCCCTCTCAGCCCGGCACAGCGAAATCCTGGCGATCCTGGGCAACCATCCCGAAGGCCTGAATGCCGAGGACCTGTGTGCCCAGCTCTACCCCGGGGATGGCTCATCGGTGACGCTCCGGGCTGAGATGGTCCGCCTCCGTAAGGTGATCCATGAGCTCAGCCCGGACGCGGTGCCGGAGTCCAGGCCCTACAGGCTTCCCATGGAACTGTTGCCTGATTCCGGGCAAGTGTTGAACTGCCTCCAACGCGGTGCCCACCGCATTGCCCTGGAAATCTACAAAGGGGCGGTCCTGCCGCGCTCGGAGGCGCCCGGCGTCGTGCAGTTGCGTGAGCGGGTTTCCCACCTGCTGCGCGAGGCACTGCTCACGGACGGCAGCGTCGAGTCGCTCCTGAAGTACGCGGAGCTGCCTGAGGCGAAGTACGACGTCGACCTCCGCCTTGCGGTGTTAAAGCTGCTGCCGCCGCGCTCGCCCAAGCGGGCCGCCGTGGTGGCGGACCTGGAACGCATCGAGAGCGAGCTCGCAACGTGA
- a CDS encoding DUF779 domain-containing protein, translating to MSQDILEAAVTLPGEDFSRVALTPASVELLRKLWEQHGPLMFHQSGGCCDGSSPMCYPAGEFLTGDSDVLLGRFDIGTEGQLQPLEFWMSKEQFAYWSHTHLTVDVVPGRGSGFSVESPEGKRFLIRSTLMDWDVPRM from the coding sequence ATGTCCCAGGACATCCTGGAGGCTGCGGTGACGCTGCCCGGGGAAGACTTTTCCCGGGTGGCGCTCACTCCGGCATCCGTTGAACTGCTGCGGAAACTGTGGGAGCAGCACGGTCCGCTGATGTTCCACCAATCGGGCGGGTGCTGTGATGGCTCCTCTCCCATGTGCTACCCGGCGGGGGAATTCCTCACCGGGGACTCCGATGTCCTGCTGGGCCGGTTCGATATTGGAACCGAAGGACAGCTGCAGCCTCTGGAGTTCTGGATGTCCAAGGAGCAGTTCGCCTACTGGTCCCACACCCATCTCACCGTGGACGTGGTTCCGGGACGGGGGAGTGGTTTCTCAGTGGAGTCTCCTGAAGGAAAGCGATTCCTGATCAGGTCCACCTTGATGGACTGGGACGTTCCCCGCATGTAG
- the gabT gene encoding 4-aminobutyrate--2-oxoglutarate transaminase, whose translation MTTTANELSYRIEQKRNINGTFPGPKSQALAERRAAVVAAGVASGVPVYVEDADGGIIRDVDGNSFIDLGSGIAVTSVGASDPAVVAAVQEAATHFTHTCFMVTPYEGYVAVAEQLNRLTPGDHAKRTVLFNSGAEAVENAVKVARLATGRDAVVAFDHAYHGRTNLTMALTAKAMPYKTNFGPFAPEVYRMPMSYPFREENPEITGAEAAKRAITMIEKQIGGDQVAAIIIEPIQGEGGFIVPAEGFLPALSAWAKEKGIVFIADEVQSGFCRTGEWFAVDHEGVVPDIITMAKGIAGGLPLSAITGRADLLDAVHPGGLGGTYGGNPVACAAALAAIDTMEQHDLNGRARHIEELALGKLRELAAEVSVVGDIRGRGAMLAIELVQAGSKEPNAELTKAVAAACLKEGVVILTCGTYGNVIRLLPPLVISDELLLDGLEVLANAIKANA comes from the coding sequence ATGACCACCACCGCGAACGAGCTCTCGTACCGCATCGAGCAGAAGCGCAACATCAACGGCACCTTCCCCGGCCCCAAGTCGCAGGCACTTGCCGAGCGTCGCGCCGCCGTCGTTGCTGCCGGAGTTGCGTCCGGCGTTCCCGTTTACGTTGAAGACGCCGACGGCGGCATCATCCGCGACGTTGACGGCAACTCCTTCATTGACCTTGGTTCAGGCATCGCCGTGACCAGCGTCGGCGCGTCCGACCCCGCCGTCGTCGCCGCTGTCCAGGAAGCTGCCACGCACTTCACCCACACCTGCTTCATGGTGACCCCGTACGAGGGTTACGTTGCAGTTGCCGAGCAGCTCAACCGCCTCACCCCGGGCGACCACGCCAAGCGGACCGTGCTGTTCAACTCCGGCGCTGAAGCCGTGGAAAACGCCGTGAAGGTTGCCCGCCTGGCTACCGGTCGCGACGCCGTGGTGGCTTTCGACCACGCGTACCACGGCCGTACCAACCTGACCATGGCGCTGACTGCCAAGGCCATGCCGTACAAGACCAACTTCGGCCCGTTCGCGCCCGAGGTCTACCGCATGCCCATGAGCTACCCGTTCCGTGAAGAGAACCCGGAAATCACCGGTGCAGAGGCAGCCAAGCGCGCCATCACCATGATTGAGAAGCAGATTGGTGGCGACCAGGTTGCCGCGATCATCATCGAGCCCATCCAGGGCGAAGGCGGCTTCATTGTTCCGGCTGAGGGCTTCCTTCCCGCACTGTCCGCATGGGCCAAGGAAAAGGGCATCGTCTTCATCGCTGACGAGGTCCAGTCCGGCTTCTGCCGCACGGGCGAATGGTTCGCCGTTGACCACGAAGGTGTTGTCCCGGACATCATCACCATGGCCAAGGGCATCGCCGGCGGCCTCCCGCTCTCGGCCATCACCGGCCGCGCGGACCTGCTCGACGCCGTTCACCCCGGCGGCCTGGGCGGCACCTACGGCGGCAACCCGGTAGCTTGTGCAGCAGCACTGGCAGCAATCGACACCATGGAGCAGCACGACCTCAACGGCCGCGCCCGCCACATCGAAGAGCTCGCCCTGGGCAAGCTCCGCGAACTCGCCGCTGAAGTGTCCGTTGTTGGCGACATCCGTGGCCGTGGCGCCATGCTGGCCATCGAGCTGGTTCAGGCCGGCTCCAAGGAACCCAACGCCGAGCTCACCAAGGCTGTTGCGGCTGCTTGCCTCAAGGAAGGCGTCGTGATCCTGACCTGCGGTACGTACGGCAATGTGATCCGCCTGCTCCCGCCGCTGGTCATCAGCGATGAGCTGCTGCTGGACGGCTTGGAAGTTCTTGCGAACGCCATCAAGGCCAACGCCTAG
- the rarD gene encoding EamA family transporter RarD: MRNIACLRDVGHSVSTPDQIAANPPASSQPTTPAAGGSAGASPASGGKPVRSESTAGVLFGIGAYGLWGLLPLYFFVLMPASAIEIVANRIVWSLIFCALLITVTRAWRVFGAAVKDRTVFGPLAVAAVLIAVNWLTYTFGVTTGHAVETSLGYFINPLVSVLLGVFVLKEKLRPLQWAAVAIGFVAVGVLTFSYGQLPWIALILAFSFGLYGFVKKRVGPKVDALTSLSVETVVLAPFAAITMVVLGITGTATLTTQGAGHFWLLLASGVITAVPLLFFGASARRLPMTTIGLLQYFAPVLQFIVALTVFHETMTTARWIGFCVVWLALVLLTVDMLRATRKNSVLKKQARREATAAA, from the coding sequence TTGCGGAATATTGCGTGCTTGCGCGATGTTGGCCACAGTGTGTCGACTCCGGATCAGATAGCTGCCAACCCACCCGCTTCAAGCCAGCCAACGACGCCGGCAGCTGGGGGTAGTGCCGGCGCTTCGCCGGCATCGGGCGGCAAGCCTGTGAGAAGCGAGTCGACGGCGGGCGTCCTGTTTGGCATCGGCGCTTACGGCCTGTGGGGTCTGCTTCCGCTGTACTTCTTCGTGCTCATGCCGGCCAGTGCAATCGAAATCGTGGCCAACCGGATCGTGTGGTCCTTGATCTTCTGTGCCCTCCTGATCACCGTCACGCGGGCCTGGCGCGTTTTCGGAGCCGCGGTGAAGGACCGCACCGTTTTCGGCCCACTGGCCGTCGCCGCAGTGCTGATTGCCGTCAACTGGCTCACGTATACCTTCGGGGTCACTACCGGGCACGCCGTGGAAACCTCGCTGGGATACTTCATCAACCCCTTGGTTTCGGTGCTGTTGGGCGTCTTTGTCCTCAAGGAAAAGCTCCGTCCCCTCCAGTGGGCCGCTGTGGCCATTGGGTTCGTGGCGGTGGGTGTCCTGACGTTCTCCTACGGCCAGCTTCCGTGGATTGCCCTGATCCTGGCGTTCAGCTTTGGTCTGTACGGGTTCGTTAAGAAACGCGTGGGACCCAAAGTTGACGCCCTGACCAGTTTGTCAGTGGAAACGGTGGTCCTGGCACCCTTCGCAGCCATCACCATGGTGGTTCTGGGCATCACTGGCACGGCAACCCTCACCACCCAGGGAGCCGGGCACTTCTGGTTGCTCCTGGCCTCCGGCGTGATCACGGCTGTTCCGTTGCTGTTCTTTGGCGCTTCAGCCCGTCGACTGCCCATGACCACCATCGGCCTGCTGCAATACTTTGCCCCGGTCCTTCAGTTCATTGTGGCGCTGACGGTGTTCCACGAAACCATGACCACGGCCCGCTGGATCGGTTTCTGCGTGGTGTGGCTGGCGCTGGTCCTGCTGACAGTGGACATGCTCCGGGCCACGCGCAAGAACTCAGTCCTCAAAAAGCAGGCCCGACGCGAGGCGACGGCCGCCGCGTAG
- a CDS encoding FAD-dependent oxidoreductase: MTNSTGTTPQRPLRVAIVGAGPAGVYAADILTKSNEVKDGEVEVSIDLFEAYPAPYGLIRYGVAPDHPRIKGIVNALHKVLDRGDIRFLGNVTYGRDLTLHDFRAFYDAVIFSTGAIKDADLNIPGIGLEGSFGGADFVSWYDGHPDVPREWPLDAKEIAVIGNGNVALDVARMLAKHPEELLVTEIPDNVYQGLRKSPVTDVHVFGRRGPAQVKFTPLELRELSHCKDVDIVLYPEDFEFDDASDEAIRTNNQVKTMVNTMTNWLVEEHAESEQPSSRRLHLHFLHSPVEILDSTAAPGKVAGIKFERMELDGTGNVKGTGDFIEYPVQAVYRAIGYHGSPLDELEYDARRGVIPNDGGRVLDADGQHVPGIYATGWIKRGPVGLIGHTKGDALETIGFLLEDRLSLPPAENPDPQAIIDLLESRGIEYTTWAGWNRLDEHELGLGAAWSGGGASEESGDGPGAGSTSSVVRERIKVVPREEMIRISRG, translated from the coding sequence GTGACCAACTCAACCGGTACCACCCCGCAACGTCCGCTTCGCGTCGCCATTGTTGGCGCAGGCCCTGCAGGCGTCTACGCCGCGGACATCCTGACCAAATCCAATGAGGTCAAGGATGGGGAGGTGGAGGTCAGCATCGACCTCTTTGAGGCGTACCCGGCACCGTACGGCCTGATCCGCTATGGCGTTGCTCCTGATCATCCCCGCATCAAGGGAATCGTGAACGCGTTGCACAAAGTCCTGGACCGCGGGGACATCCGCTTCCTGGGTAACGTGACCTATGGCAGGGACCTCACGCTGCACGATTTCAGGGCTTTCTACGATGCCGTGATTTTCTCCACAGGGGCTATCAAGGACGCGGACCTGAACATCCCGGGCATCGGGCTGGAGGGATCGTTCGGCGGCGCGGACTTTGTGTCCTGGTACGACGGGCACCCGGACGTTCCCCGCGAATGGCCGCTGGACGCCAAGGAGATTGCCGTGATCGGCAACGGCAACGTGGCCTTGGATGTGGCGCGCATGTTGGCCAAGCATCCCGAGGAATTGTTGGTCACCGAAATCCCGGACAACGTCTACCAGGGGCTCAGGAAGTCGCCGGTCACCGATGTGCACGTCTTCGGCCGCCGCGGTCCGGCCCAAGTGAAATTCACTCCCCTGGAATTGCGCGAGCTCTCGCACTGCAAGGACGTTGACATTGTGCTGTACCCGGAGGACTTCGAATTCGACGACGCCTCGGACGAAGCTATCCGCACCAACAACCAGGTCAAAACCATGGTGAACACCATGACCAACTGGTTGGTGGAGGAACACGCGGAGTCGGAACAACCGTCTTCCCGCCGCCTGCACCTGCATTTCCTGCACAGCCCCGTCGAAATCCTGGACTCGACTGCTGCACCCGGCAAGGTCGCCGGCATCAAATTCGAGCGGATGGAACTGGACGGCACGGGCAACGTCAAGGGTACGGGTGACTTCATCGAGTACCCCGTCCAGGCGGTGTACCGGGCCATCGGGTATCACGGCTCGCCCCTTGACGAGCTTGAGTACGACGCTCGCCGTGGTGTCATCCCCAACGACGGCGGCCGCGTGCTGGATGCCGACGGCCAGCACGTTCCGGGCATCTACGCCACGGGCTGGATCAAGCGTGGCCCCGTGGGGTTGATAGGCCACACCAAGGGTGATGCGTTGGAGACCATTGGTTTTCTGTTGGAAGACAGGCTCTCGCTTCCGCCGGCCGAAAATCCGGATCCCCAGGCCATCATCGACCTCCTGGAGTCCCGGGGGATCGAGTACACAACCTGGGCGGGCTGGAACCGGCTGGATGAGCACGAGCTCGGTTTGGGGGCTGCATGGTCTGGAGGCGGTGCCAGCGAAGAGTCCGGCGACGGTCCAGGTGCCGGTTCCACAAGCAGCGTGGTCCGTGAGCGCATCAAGGTGGTTCCGCGCGAGGAAATGATCCGGATCTCCCGCGGCTGA